The following nucleotide sequence is from Pedobacter sp. PACM 27299.
GTTTTTATTATTCTCAGGCACAGGATTGGAATAATCCCGGTGGATCAGCTGCACGAAAAGAAATGAGAGAAGGCTGGGCGAACCCGGATTCAACAAAGATTGACGCTTATACGCTGGCCAATAAAGGACATTGGGATCCTGCGCAGCAGACCAAAACTTTCGACCAGTATATCGATGAGGTAGCTGTCCCACAAGTAAAAGAATTGATGACCAATTACGGTGATATCGCCGTGCTTTGGTGGGATACGCCAACAAATATGACGGATGAAGCCGCTTTAAAACTTCAAAATGCGCTAAAAACACAGCCTCAAATCATTACCAATGATCGTTTAAAAAGACCTAATTTCCCTGGGGACACTAAAACTCCAGAGCAAAAAATCCCTAATCAGGCAGAACTGGATGGGATGGACTGGGAAACCTGCATGACCATGAATGGTACCTGGGGATTCCGTACGGCTGATCATAAATGGAAATCAAGTGAAACATTGATCCGTAATTTAGTAGATATCGCTTCTAAAGGTGGAAACTACCTGCTGAATGTGGGTCCGAAACCAGATGGTACTTTTCCAGAAGAAAGTGTACAAAGGCTGAGCGATATTGGAAAATGGATGAAGGTAAATAGTGAAGCGATTTATGGCACAAAAGCCAGCCCTCTAGCCCCATTGGATTGGGGACGCTGCACAAGAAAAGAAACTAAAAAAGGAACTGTCCTTTATTTATCTGTGTTCAACTGGCCTAAAGATGGCGTTCTGGTTGTTCCGGGCTTGAAAAATAAGGTGTTATCGGCATCGCTTTTAGCGAAAAAGAGCAAGCTGAGCACGCAAAGAAAAGGAGATGATCTGTTGATTAC
It contains:
- a CDS encoding alpha-L-fucosidase is translated as MMRKISLSLIITLSFFIQFAHGQRALTKDERMAWWREAKFGMFIHWGVYAQFAGVYKGHEQLRGGAEWIMNRSKIPVAEYQEMAKSFNPTKYDADAWVKMAKDAGMKYLIITAKHHDGFALFNSKASKWDITDATPYGKDLLKPLAEACKKYGLKLGFYYSQAQDWNNPGGSAARKEMREGWANPDSTKIDAYTLANKGHWDPAQQTKTFDQYIDEVAVPQVKELMTNYGDIAVLWWDTPTNMTDEAALKLQNALKTQPQIITNDRLKRPNFPGDTKTPEQKIPNQAELDGMDWETCMTMNGTWGFRTADHKWKSSETLIRNLVDIASKGGNYLLNVGPKPDGTFPEESVQRLSDIGKWMKVNSEAIYGTKASPLAPLDWGRCTRKETKKGTVLYLSVFNWPKDGVLVVPGLKNKVLSASLLAKKSKLSTQRKGDDLLITVPQNAPDAVASVIRLELEGTVEHHVTNQPKKEMKTGALD